A stretch of Nitrospiria bacterium DNA encodes these proteins:
- the rpsL gene encoding 30S ribosomal protein S12, producing the protein MPTINQLIRHGRVKAKSKTKSSALTQCPQKRGVCVRVYTTTPKKPNSALRKVARVRLTNGLEVSSYIPGVGHNLQEHSIVLIRGGRVKDLPGVRYHVVRGALDTVGVQNRKQGRSKYGAKRPK; encoded by the coding sequence ATGCCCACAATCAATCAACTGATCCGGCATGGCCGGGTTAAAGCAAAGAGCAAAACAAAAAGTTCGGCCTTGACCCAGTGTCCCCAAAAAAGGGGAGTGTGCGTGCGTGTGTACACCACAACGCCTAAAAAGCCAAACTCTGCCCTTCGAAAAGTGGCTAGAGTGCGTCTGACCAATGGGCTTGAAGTCAGTTCTTATATCCCCGGGGTTGGGCATAACCTCCAAGAGCATTCCATTGTTCTTATCCGAGGAGGCAGGGTGAAGGACCTTCCGGGCGTGCGTTACCATGTGGTCCGTGGTGCATTAGATACGGTAGGGGTGCAAAACCGGAAACAAGGACGTTCCAAATATGGAGCAAAAAGACCCAAATGA
- the rpsG gene encoding 30S ribosomal protein S7, translating to MPRKKFISQREILPDPKFHEKLVGKFINTLMRRGKKSIAETICYGAFEIIKEKTSGDPLKVFKTAVDNVKPLVEVKSRRVGGASYQVPVDIRPVRRNALALRWIVQYAGQRPGKSMKEKLAGELMDAAGKTGGAIKKKEDTHRMAEANKTFAHYRW from the coding sequence ATGCCTAGAAAAAAATTTATTTCTCAAAGAGAAATTCTCCCGGATCCAAAATTTCATGAAAAACTGGTAGGTAAATTTATTAACACCCTCATGAGACGTGGGAAAAAGAGCATAGCGGAGACCATTTGTTATGGTGCTTTTGAAATCATCAAGGAAAAAACCTCTGGTGACCCACTCAAAGTTTTTAAGACCGCCGTTGATAATGTAAAACCCTTGGTAGAGGTGAAATCCAGAAGGGTGGGAGGGGCTTCTTATCAGGTTCCGGTTGATATCCGGCCTGTACGTAGAAATGCCTTGGCCCTCCGGTGGATTGTCCAATACGCAGGTCAGCGTCCCGGAAAAAGCATGAAGGAAAAATTGGCGGGAGAGCTAATGGATGCTGCGGGTAAGACGGGGGGAGCGATCAAAAAGAAAGAAGATACCCATCGAATGGCAGAGGCCAATAAAACCTTTGCACACTACCGTTGGTAG